One window of Gammaproteobacteria bacterium genomic DNA carries:
- a CDS encoding TlpA family protein disulfide reductase, giving the protein MTALKHVGRRRWWLTILLLIPLLSAAGSLLVLQEPNGKRRDAREFIGHGRWTVVMVWSVDCLVCQREIHHMTSFYEAHKHDGLRVLGLSIDGHWQRQRVEDFIAVHSLNFPILIGDTRDPMRLSGRPFIATPTYYFFAPNGAFRAIRIGAMDQKGIEQLLDALRGIRR; this is encoded by the coding sequence TTGACTGCATTGAAACATGTCGGACGTCGTCGCTGGTGGCTGACGATATTGTTACTGATTCCGCTACTGAGCGCCGCCGGGTCGTTGCTGGTATTGCAAGAGCCGAACGGCAAGCGCCGCGATGCCCGCGAATTTATCGGTCACGGACGGTGGACGGTGGTAATGGTGTGGTCGGTGGATTGCCTGGTTTGTCAGCGTGAGATCCATCATATGACGTCTTTTTACGAGGCGCACAAGCATGACGGCCTGCGCGTTCTCGGTCTATCGATCGACGGTCATTGGCAGCGGCAGCGGGTCGAAGATTTTATCGCCGTGCATTCCCTCAACTTTCCTATTCTCATCGGCGATACGCGCGATCCGATGCGATTGAGCGGTCGCCCCTTTATTGCCACGCCGACTTATTATTTCTTCGCGCCGAATGGCGCGTTCAGGGCGATCCGCATAGGGGCGATGGATCAAAAGGGCATCGAGCAGTTGCTCGATGCGTTACGGGGAATTCGGCGATGA
- a CDS encoding acylphosphatase gives MTVCRHYYVSGRVQGVYYRASACDEARRLGLTGWVRNLDDGRVEALACGDASTLAEFERWLWKGPSAARVEQVAISEAAPILFDDFEIR, from the coding sequence ATGACGGTGTGTCGACATTACTATGTTTCCGGACGTGTGCAGGGTGTTTATTACCGCGCTAGTGCCTGTGATGAGGCGCGTCGACTCGGGCTCACCGGCTGGGTGCGCAATTTGGACGATGGTCGCGTCGAGGCGCTCGCCTGTGGTGACGCCTCGACGTTGGCCGAATTCGAACGCTGGTTGTGGAAGGGACCGTCGGCGGCGCGGGTGGAACAAGTGGCGATTTCGGAAGCAGCGCCAATATTGTTCGACGATTTTGAAATTCGTTAG
- a CDS encoding lytic transglycosylase domain-containing protein has product MPSLFRLPVLAGLYFIGNIALAAPPRAAVDPELRATLIRAVNESASFPDRFEAEVWLMDMSRRLEPKLPQTQYRIDFLKQVHHEATRAGLSPELVLAVIEVESNFNPFAISNVGARGLMQVMPFWLKEIGKPGDSLFRTQTNLRYGCTILKYYLNKENGNLANALARYNGSRGRYTYPALVNRALKTRWYRQ; this is encoded by the coding sequence ATGCCGTCGCTATTTCGCCTTCCGGTCCTCGCTGGCCTCTATTTCATCGGCAACATCGCGTTAGCCGCGCCGCCGCGCGCCGCGGTCGACCCCGAGTTGCGGGCGACGCTGATACGCGCGGTCAACGAATCGGCGTCGTTTCCCGATCGGTTCGAAGCCGAGGTATGGCTCATGGATATGTCGCGGCGCTTGGAACCGAAGCTGCCGCAAACGCAATACCGCATCGATTTCTTGAAGCAGGTGCACCACGAAGCGACCCGCGCCGGTTTGAGCCCAGAGCTGGTGCTGGCAGTGATCGAGGTGGAAAGCAACTTCAATCCATTCGCCATCTCCAACGTCGGCGCGCGTGGGCTGATGCAGGTGATGCCATTCTGGCTGAAGGAAATCGGTAAACCGGGCGACAGTCTGTTCCGCACCCAAACCAACCTGCGCTATGGCTGCACCATCCTTAAATATTATTTGAACAAAGAGAACGGCAATCTGGCGAACGCGCTGGCACGTTATAACGGCAGCCGCGGGCGCTACACCTATCCGGCGTTGGTGAATCGTGCGTTAAAGACGCGCTGGTACCGACAGTAG
- the relA gene encoding GTP diphosphokinase — MVTVTRSIAYSAINTASPDAWLEALAADRSPTEIDLIARACRFAERAHQGQTRATGEPYFQHAFAVACILADLRLDHETIAAAILHDVVEDTDTTLADLSQQFGPRVAALVDGVTKMDVIHEYKGLSAIGRREHAQAESLRKMLLAMAEDVGVVLIKLADRLHNMRTLGPFTEEKQKRIARETMDIFAPLANRLGIWQLKWELEDLAFRYLEPIAYKQIAGLLAEKRVDREHYIERFVDWLGQELQKASVKADINGRPKHIYGIWRKMRRKGKDFGQISDVRAVRMLVDNVRDCYATLGVVHMLWQHIPGEFDDYIATPKENNYRSIHTAIIGPEGKTVEVQIRTHEMHQQSELGVAAHWRYKEGARSDESFDKKIAWLRTLLEWKDEVAEATEFVDQFKSEVFSERVYVFTPKGKIIDLPAGATPLDFAYHVHTDIGHRCRGAKVNGRIVPLTYSVKTGERVEVLTVKEGGPSRDWLNPHLGYLHSSRARSKVQHWFRLQNYDVSVTDGRALLEREFHRLGIADVNYERLTNHFGFPKVDDFLAAIGRGDVKPSQIMTAVQELIEPRPKETKPASIPSSPTRTNAPTGLTIQGIGNLLTRMGRCCNPVPGDPILGFITRGRGITVHRRDCQNTLRHRDEHDERLIEVSWGAQAGRTFPVDIEIIAYERSGLLRDITALLANEPINVIAVNTLTDKAQHVAHMTFTLEVPDIDALARVLALLDRIPNVMEVRRKVQ, encoded by the coding sequence ATGGTTACTGTCACTCGTTCTATCGCTTATTCGGCCATCAACACCGCCAGCCCCGACGCCTGGCTCGAGGCGCTGGCAGCCGATCGCAGCCCTACTGAAATCGACCTCATTGCGCGTGCCTGCCGCTTCGCCGAGCGTGCCCATCAGGGCCAGACGCGCGCGACCGGCGAGCCGTACTTTCAACACGCGTTCGCCGTCGCCTGCATCCTCGCCGATCTGCGGCTCGATCACGAGACCATCGCTGCCGCGATTCTACATGACGTCGTCGAGGACACCGACACGACCCTGGCCGACCTATCGCAGCAGTTCGGCCCGCGGGTGGCGGCGTTGGTCGACGGCGTCACCAAGATGGACGTGATCCACGAATACAAAGGCTTGAGCGCGATCGGCCGGCGCGAGCATGCCCAGGCGGAGAGCCTGCGCAAGATGTTGCTGGCGATGGCGGAAGACGTCGGCGTGGTGTTGATCAAGCTGGCCGATCGGCTGCACAACATGCGCACGCTCGGGCCGTTTACCGAAGAGAAGCAAAAGCGCATCGCCCGCGAAACCATGGACATCTTCGCGCCGCTGGCCAATCGCCTCGGCATCTGGCAGCTCAAGTGGGAGCTGGAAGATTTGGCGTTCCGTTATCTCGAACCGATCGCCTACAAGCAGATCGCCGGCCTGTTGGCCGAGAAACGCGTCGATCGCGAGCATTACATCGAACGCTTCGTCGATTGGCTCGGGCAAGAGCTACAGAAGGCCAGCGTCAAAGCCGATATCAACGGCCGGCCCAAACATATCTACGGCATCTGGCGCAAGATGCGGCGCAAGGGTAAAGACTTCGGGCAGATCTCTGACGTGCGCGCGGTGCGCATGTTGGTCGATAATGTGCGCGATTGCTATGCCACGCTCGGCGTCGTGCACATGTTGTGGCAGCACATTCCCGGCGAGTTCGACGACTACATCGCCACGCCGAAAGAGAACAACTATCGTTCGATTCACACCGCGATCATCGGCCCCGAAGGCAAGACCGTCGAAGTGCAGATCCGCACGCACGAAATGCATCAGCAGTCCGAGCTCGGCGTCGCCGCGCACTGGCGCTACAAGGAAGGTGCGCGCTCCGACGAGAGCTTCGACAAGAAGATCGCTTGGCTGCGCACGCTGCTCGAGTGGAAAGACGAAGTCGCCGAGGCGACCGAGTTCGTCGATCAATTCAAATCGGAGGTGTTCAGCGAACGCGTGTACGTGTTTACACCGAAGGGCAAGATCATCGATCTGCCGGCGGGCGCGACGCCGCTCGACTTCGCCTATCACGTGCATACCGATATCGGTCACCGCTGCCGCGGCGCCAAGGTCAACGGCCGCATCGTGCCGCTGACGTATTCGGTTAAGACCGGCGAACGCGTCGAGGTACTGACGGTGAAAGAGGGCGGCCCATCGCGCGATTGGCTCAATCCGCACCTCGGTTATCTGCATTCGTCGCGTGCGCGCTCGAAGGTGCAGCACTGGTTTCGGTTACAAAACTACGACGTCAGCGTTACCGACGGCCGCGCACTGCTCGAGCGCGAGTTCCACCGTTTAGGCATTGCCGACGTCAACTACGAACGTCTGACGAACCACTTCGGCTTTCCCAAGGTCGACGATTTTCTCGCCGCCATCGGTCGTGGCGATGTAAAGCCGTCGCAGATCATGACGGCGGTGCAAGAGCTCATCGAGCCGCGGCCGAAGGAGACCAAGCCGGCGTCGATTCCATCGTCGCCGACACGCACCAATGCGCCAACCGGTTTGACGATCCAAGGGATCGGTAATCTGTTGACGCGCATGGGCCGTTGTTGCAATCCGGTGCCGGGCGATCCGATTTTGGGATTCATTACTCGCGGTCGCGGTATCACGGTGCATCGCCGCGATTGCCAGAATACGTTGCGTCACCGTGACGAGCACGACGAACGCCTGATCGAAGTGAGCTGGGGTGCGCAGGCCGGCCGCACGTTTCCGGTCGACATCGAAATCATCGCCTACGAGCGTTCCGGCCTACTGCGCGACATCACCGCGCTGTTGGCCAACGAGCCTATCAATGTGATTGCCGTGAACACGTTGACCGACAAGGCGCAGCACGTCGCGCACATGACCTTTACGTTGGAAGTTCCTGATATCGACGCGCTTGCGCGGGTGCTGGCGTTGCTCGATCGAATCCCGAACGTGATGGAAGTTCGGCGGAAAGTGCAATAA
- a CDS encoding DMT family transporter — translation MTKNNNGAHSDAHASHRMGLLLVTISAVAWSTAGLFTRLIPLDAWTTLFWRGVFGGLFVAGYIVWHYRRGTWAAIRSIGWPGWIVTLLSALGMTAFISSLKLTTVADVAVIYATLPFLTALLAWLWLRERTSLSTWMASVLAFAGVAVMLNSAGLNGNMLGNLLALIMTLATAAITVMVRRYRTIAMLPTACLSNLVVAIITLPLATPLAAAPVDMIYLVLFGFVQMTIGLTFFIIGSRLIPAAQTALIGALDTPLSPFWVWLVFLEIPSTNTVIGGTVVMIAVIGDIVVKNYARLRRPRAIRPTLKKASASS, via the coding sequence ATGACTAAAAACAACAACGGCGCGCATTCGGATGCGCACGCCAGTCACCGCATGGGATTGTTGCTCGTCACCATTTCCGCGGTCGCCTGGAGCACCGCCGGTTTATTCACGCGCCTGATTCCGCTCGATGCCTGGACCACATTGTTTTGGCGCGGCGTGTTTGGCGGGCTGTTCGTCGCCGGCTATATCGTCTGGCACTATCGTCGCGGCACCTGGGCCGCGATCCGCTCCATCGGTTGGCCGGGCTGGATCGTCACACTGTTGTCGGCCTTGGGAATGACTGCCTTTATCTCGTCGCTCAAGCTGACGACGGTCGCCGATGTCGCCGTCATTTATGCCACGTTGCCGTTCTTGACAGCGCTGCTCGCCTGGCTCTGGTTACGCGAGCGGACATCGCTCAGCACATGGATGGCGAGCGTCTTAGCGTTCGCCGGCGTCGCCGTCATGCTCAACAGCGCCGGTCTGAATGGAAATATGCTCGGTAATTTATTGGCGCTGATCATGACATTGGCAACAGCCGCGATCACGGTCATGGTCCGACGTTATCGAACCATCGCCATGCTGCCGACGGCATGCTTATCGAATCTCGTCGTCGCAATCATCACGCTGCCGCTGGCGACGCCGCTCGCGGCCGCGCCGGTCGACATGATTTATTTGGTGCTGTTCGGCTTCGTGCAGATGACCATCGGCCTCACGTTCTTCATCATCGGCTCGCGCCTGATTCCCGCCGCGCAAACCGCCTTGATCGGCGCGCTCGATACGCCGTTGTCGCCGTTCTGGGTATGGCTGGTGTTTCTCGAAATACCGTCGACCAATACGGTCATCGGCGGTACCGTCGTCATGATCGCCGTCATTGGCGACATCGTCGTAAAAAATTATGCACGATTGCGACGACCGCGAGCCATCAGACCGACGCTGAAAAAGGCGAGCGCCTCATCTTAA
- a CDS encoding choline/carnitine O-acyltransferase, translated as MIRNSSALKKLQPPSLEQTCRRYLEIVRPLVSENAFLQTERLVQDFLAHDGPLLQQQLAQPTSDTTDNYVAKFWRDMYLQAREPLSPYHNPALLCRLPTAISTRRFSRRAAVIAASALELARQIQSKSFGSDSERGNPLCDAQYEFMFGSIRLPGERRDRIVRTSGNKHFVVAHGGNLFKIAAPDNGRHSVGEIETAIAEILRTPSTELGLGILTTLPRTEWATLRRRLRRAPSTRDTLRTIDTAAFVLCLEPDTSANPAILANRILHEHASNRWYDKVLQLVVFEQPFFGINMEHSAVDGHACALLAQKICDRLPYMDLLTPSPLPRLMPIAPLAWDREACAIDLRRAQTARATCCRGLRTVVVKWQSPADLSTLDHAIQLAIQLSYLKLTGTITSVYKPVHMRRFVDGRTEAVHPVTPSSLAFCRRLLAGAATSELSGLAYRAMEEMTTRAAHSRKGEGINRHLFALQRVAQQLGRMPALFADATYQAVLGPTVLCSSSVRVHPQTNGDIPNLELLAFAPVRADGFGIGYIPQRGHTLVAITGYRDDTAHFAALLEESIGVVFETLMQPTDAVTPTLTRSADRHVRQGR; from the coding sequence ATGATTCGCAATTCCAGCGCACTAAAAAAACTGCAACCACCGTCGCTCGAACAAACCTGTCGCCGCTATCTCGAGATCGTGCGTCCGCTAGTCTCCGAAAACGCCTTTCTGCAAACCGAGCGACTGGTTCAAGATTTTCTCGCGCACGACGGTCCGCTGCTGCAGCAACAACTCGCTCAGCCAACGAGCGACACCACCGACAACTACGTCGCTAAATTTTGGCGGGATATGTATTTGCAGGCGCGCGAACCGCTTTCGCCCTATCACAACCCGGCATTGCTATGCCGGCTGCCCACTGCGATCAGCACACGCCGCTTTTCGCGGCGCGCCGCCGTCATCGCCGCAAGCGCGCTGGAGCTGGCACGGCAAATACAGAGCAAGTCCTTCGGCAGCGATTCCGAGCGTGGCAACCCGCTGTGCGACGCGCAGTACGAGTTTATGTTCGGATCCATTCGTCTTCCGGGGGAACGCCGCGATCGTATCGTCCGAACCAGCGGCAATAAACATTTTGTCGTCGCCCATGGCGGAAATCTTTTTAAAATTGCCGCGCCCGATAACGGTAGACATAGCGTCGGTGAAATCGAAACAGCGATCGCAGAAATTTTGCGCACGCCGTCGACCGAGTTAGGCCTCGGAATTCTGACAACGTTGCCACGCACCGAATGGGCCACGCTACGCCGCCGCCTGCGGCGCGCGCCATCGACGAGAGATACGCTCCGAACCATCGACACCGCCGCCTTCGTTCTTTGCTTGGAACCGGATACATCCGCCAACCCGGCGATATTGGCGAATCGGATCTTGCACGAGCACGCATCGAACCGTTGGTACGACAAGGTGCTTCAGCTCGTCGTGTTCGAGCAACCATTTTTCGGCATCAACATGGAGCACAGCGCCGTCGATGGACATGCCTGCGCGTTGCTCGCGCAAAAAATCTGCGATCGGCTGCCGTATATGGATTTGCTCACGCCGTCACCGCTGCCAAGGCTTATGCCGATAGCACCACTCGCTTGGGACCGCGAGGCCTGCGCGATCGACCTGCGCCGCGCGCAAACGGCGCGTGCAACATGCTGTCGTGGTCTACGCACCGTCGTCGTGAAGTGGCAATCGCCGGCCGATCTTTCCACACTGGATCATGCGATTCAGTTGGCCATTCAGCTCAGCTATCTAAAACTGACGGGGACGATCACCAGCGTATATAAGCCAGTCCATATGCGCCGATTCGTCGACGGACGAACCGAGGCGGTTCATCCGGTCACACCAAGCTCGCTGGCGTTTTGCCGGCGATTGTTAGCCGGCGCCGCAACCTCGGAGCTCAGCGGCCTCGCTTATCGAGCGATGGAAGAAATGACCACGCGCGCCGCGCACTCGCGCAAAGGCGAAGGAATTAACCGGCACTTGTTCGCGCTCCAACGTGTCGCCCAACAACTAGGTCGGATGCCGGCGCTATTTGCCGATGCCACCTACCAGGCAGTGCTCGGGCCGACGGTACTGTGCAGCTCGTCCGTGCGCGTCCATCCGCAAACCAACGGCGATATTCCCAATTTAGAGCTGCTGGCATTCGCACCGGTACGAGCCGACGGTTTTGGCATCGGCTACATACCGCAACGCGGTCATACGCTGGTGGCTATTACCGGCTATCGCGACGACACCGCGCACTTTGCCGCCCTGCTCGAAGAATCCATCGGTGTGGTTTTTGAAACGCTGATGCAACCCACCGACGCCGTGACACCGACGTTGACACGATCGGCCGACCGCCACGTTCGGCAAGGCCGCTGA
- a CDS encoding proline--tRNA ligase, which yields MRTSKLLLATVKETPADAEVISHKLMLRAGMIRKLAAGLYTWLPLGLRVLHKVENIVREEMNRAGAQEVLMPAVQPAELWQESGRWEKYGPELLRLQDRHHRDFCFGPTHEEVITDLARNELRSYRQLPANFYQIQMKFRDEIRPRFGVMRAREFLMKDAYSFHIDMTSLRETYELMYQTYTRTFTRLGLQFRPVEADTGSIGGRASHEFHVLADSGEDAIALCDRCHYAANIELAQALPPLGKRAAPNGALTTVDTPGCHTIDALSRFLKMKPSQTVKTLLVRGTGGVVALILRGDHELNPIKAAKLPQVAKPIEFVTPGEVQAATGCDPGSIGPVGLTIPVIVDESAARLADFVCGANVNDKHSINVNWGRDLPEPVIADLRNVVAGDPCPTSNNGGCEGQLSIRRGIEVGHIFQLDKQYSETLNATVLDESGQATVMAMGCYGIGVSRVVAAAIEQNNDDKGIVWPDTIAPFHVALVPIGYQKSERVKAAVDQLYNELTVAGYDVLLDDRNERPGVMFADIDLIGIPHRLVIGEKGLDKGTIEYKHRRDAAARELPAERAIDELKTLIKR from the coding sequence ATGCGTACGTCAAAATTACTCCTCGCCACCGTCAAAGAAACACCAGCCGACGCTGAAGTCATCTCGCATAAACTGATGCTGCGCGCCGGCATGATCCGCAAGCTCGCCGCCGGGTTGTACACCTGGCTGCCGCTGGGCCTGCGGGTGCTGCATAAAGTCGAGAACATCGTGCGCGAAGAAATGAACCGTGCCGGCGCGCAGGAAGTGCTGATGCCGGCGGTGCAGCCGGCCGAGCTGTGGCAGGAATCCGGTCGCTGGGAGAAGTACGGTCCCGAGCTATTGCGGCTGCAAGATCGTCATCATCGCGATTTTTGCTTCGGCCCGACGCATGAAGAAGTTATCACCGATCTCGCGCGCAACGAGTTGCGCAGCTATCGCCAATTACCGGCGAACTTCTACCAGATCCAAATGAAATTCCGCGACGAAATCCGGCCGCGTTTCGGCGTCATGCGCGCGCGCGAATTTCTGATGAAGGATGCGTACTCGTTTCATATCGACATGACGTCGCTACGCGAAACCTACGAGCTGATGTACCAGACCTACACGCGTACCTTCACCCGTCTAGGCTTACAGTTCCGCCCAGTCGAAGCCGACACCGGCTCGATCGGTGGCCGCGCCTCGCACGAATTTCATGTGCTCGCCGACTCCGGCGAAGACGCTATCGCGTTGTGCGACCGCTGCCACTACGCCGCCAACATCGAGCTCGCACAAGCGTTACCGCCGCTCGGTAAGCGCGCCGCGCCGAACGGAGCGCTGACGACGGTCGATACCCCCGGTTGTCACACGATCGATGCGCTCAGCCGTTTCTTAAAAATGAAACCGAGCCAAACGGTGAAGACGCTATTGGTACGCGGTACCGGCGGCGTGGTCGCGCTGATTCTGCGCGGCGATCACGAGCTCAACCCGATCAAAGCGGCCAAGCTGCCGCAAGTGGCGAAGCCGATCGAATTCGTCACGCCCGGTGAGGTGCAAGCCGCCACCGGTTGCGACCCGGGTTCGATCGGTCCGGTCGGCCTGACAATTCCGGTGATCGTCGACGAGAGCGCGGCGCGTCTCGCCGATTTCGTCTGCGGTGCCAACGTCAACGACAAGCACTCGATCAATGTGAATTGGGGTCGCGACCTGCCCGAGCCCGTCATCGCCGATCTGCGCAACGTAGTCGCCGGCGATCCCTGCCCGACGTCGAACAACGGCGGCTGCGAAGGCCAGCTGTCGATCCGCCGCGGCATCGAGGTCGGCCATATCTTTCAGCTCGACAAGCAATACAGCGAGACGCTGAATGCGACCGTGCTCGACGAAAGTGGTCAAGCGACAGTGATGGCCATGGGCTGTTACGGCATCGGCGTATCGCGCGTCGTCGCCGCCGCTATCGAACAGAACAACGACGACAAAGGCATCGTCTGGCCGGACACGATCGCGCCATTCCACGTTGCCCTGGTGCCGATCGGTTATCAGAAATCCGAACGCGTGAAAGCAGCGGTCGATCAGCTCTACAACGAGCTCACCGTTGCCGGCTACGACGTCCTGCTCGACGATCGCAACGAACGTCCGGGCGTGATGTTCGCCGACATCGACCTGATCGGAATTCCGCATCGCCTGGTGATCGGCGAAAAAGGATTGGATAAAGGCACCATTGAATACAAGCACCGACGCGATGCGGCGGCCCGCGAATTACCGGCGGAACGCGCCATCGACGAGCTGAAAACGCTGATCAAACGATAA
- a CDS encoding ROK family protein, which translates to MLRLGIDLGGTKTEGVVMDPTGRILQRERRSTPAVEGYDAILANIAALVMRLETEVKTSCSVGIGTPGAMSTRTGRLKNSNTVCLNDQPIHADLERLLARPIRIANDANCFALAEAQDGAGRGQAVVFGVIMGTGVGGGIVVNGQLLAGHQHIAGEWGHNPLEPNGPPCYCGRRGCVETLLSGPGLARDYLAHGGDAGLTVPMIVDRAASGDALAEATMQRFVAHFGRALAGVINILDPDAIVLGGGMSHIDRLYVDGKAAVAAHVFNDELRTPILRNVHGDSAGVRGAAQLWPAIM; encoded by the coding sequence ATGCTAAGGCTTGGCATCGACCTCGGCGGCACTAAAACCGAAGGCGTCGTCATGGACCCCACCGGCCGAATACTGCAGCGCGAACGTCGATCGACACCCGCGGTTGAAGGTTACGACGCCATTCTCGCCAACATCGCCGCGCTGGTAATGCGGCTCGAGACCGAGGTCAAAACGAGTTGTAGCGTCGGCATCGGCACACCCGGCGCGATGTCGACACGCACCGGTCGTCTCAAAAATTCCAATACCGTTTGCTTGAACGACCAACCGATACATGCGGACCTCGAACGTTTGCTGGCACGTCCGATCCGTATCGCTAACGACGCCAACTGCTTCGCCTTAGCGGAGGCGCAAGACGGCGCCGGCCGCGGCCAGGCAGTCGTGTTCGGCGTCATCATGGGTACCGGCGTCGGCGGCGGTATCGTCGTCAACGGCCAACTGCTCGCGGGCCATCAACATATCGCCGGCGAATGGGGCCACAACCCGCTCGAGCCGAACGGTCCGCCGTGTTATTGCGGCCGACGCGGCTGCGTGGAAACATTGCTGTCAGGACCGGGGCTGGCGCGCGATTACCTGGCGCACGGCGGTGATGCCGGACTCACGGTGCCGATGATCGTCGACCGTGCCGCCAGCGGCGATGCGCTCGCCGAGGCAACGATGCAGCGCTTTGTCGCCCACTTCGGCCGTGCGCTCGCCGGCGTGATCAACATTCTCGATCCAGACGCCATCGTACTCGGCGGCGGTATGTCCCACATCGACCGACTGTATGTCGACGGTAAAGCCGCCGTTGCCGCGCACGTCTTCAACGACGAGCTACGCACCCCCATTCTGCGCAACGTGCACGGCGATTCCGCCGGCGTTCGCGGCGCCGCTCAGCTCTGGCCAGCGATCATGTGA
- a CDS encoding type 1 glutamine amidotransferase — MHPIVIFRHAAHEGPGYFAEFLDSRRIPYRLVRVDRNDPVPESLAGISGLAFMGGSMSVNDPLPWIAKSIRLIQHAIAADVPVLGHCLGGQLLAKALGAKVVRNRVPEIGWLPVDRVDSPTANAWLNGLPPRFEVFHWHGETFEIPTGATPILRSRACQQQAFVIGKHLGFQCHIEMTPALVRSWTRTGAAEIAKTSATVHSTRRIHSNLVRRAAKLNRVADRFYERWIRGLR, encoded by the coding sequence ATGCATCCGATCGTAATTTTCCGCCACGCCGCGCATGAAGGTCCCGGCTACTTTGCCGAGTTCTTGGACAGCCGACGCATTCCTTATCGGCTCGTGCGGGTGGATCGCAACGACCCCGTACCTGAAAGTCTAGCCGGGATTTCCGGCCTCGCTTTTATGGGCGGGTCGATGAGCGTGAACGATCCGCTACCGTGGATTGCTAAATCGATTCGTTTGATTCAACACGCCATCGCCGCCGATGTACCCGTGCTCGGCCATTGCCTCGGCGGTCAATTGTTGGCGAAGGCACTCGGCGCAAAGGTTGTGCGCAACCGCGTGCCAGAGATCGGCTGGTTACCGGTCGACCGCGTCGACTCGCCGACAGCCAACGCTTGGCTCAACGGTCTGCCGCCGCGCTTTGAGGTGTTTCACTGGCACGGCGAAACTTTCGAGATCCCGACAGGCGCAACACCGATTCTGCGAAGCCGCGCCTGCCAGCAGCAAGCATTCGTCATCGGCAAGCACCTCGGCTTCCAATGCCACATCGAAATGACGCCGGCACTCGTACGTTCCTGGACGCGTACCGGCGCAGCGGAAATTGCTAAAACGTCGGCCACGGTTCACAGCACCAGACGTATTCATTCCAACTTAGTAAGACGTGCGGCGAAATTGAACCGGGTGGCCGATCGGTTTTACGAGCGGTGGATACGGGGGTTGCGTTGA
- a CDS encoding TIGR02281 family clan AA aspartic protease, with product MKRVVVLVWLCLAAASAAAVESVSLHALFKDKAIFVIDGARRMLTRGGDASPEGVRLLSTDTAAEQAEIDINGRHEVVKLGMVMGGFSPTTAASVTLWAEPSGHFYADGMINGRPVKMMVDTGATSIAMSGTDAKRLGIDYQRFGSGGYANTAGGVVKTYRLTLESVQVGPITLYNVDAGVVEGNFPREILLGMSFLSRLSMKRDGNQMELTQR from the coding sequence ATGAAGCGTGTCGTTGTGTTGGTATGGCTGTGTTTGGCCGCCGCCTCTGCGGCAGCGGTTGAATCCGTGTCATTACATGCATTGTTCAAGGATAAGGCGATATTCGTCATCGACGGTGCGCGCCGTATGTTGACGCGTGGCGGTGACGCCAGCCCGGAAGGGGTGCGTTTGTTATCGACCGATACCGCTGCCGAGCAGGCGGAGATTGACATCAACGGTCGCCATGAAGTGGTGAAGCTCGGTATGGTGATGGGCGGGTTCAGCCCGACAACGGCGGCGAGTGTGACGTTGTGGGCCGAGCCGAGCGGTCATTTTTATGCCGACGGTATGATTAACGGCCGTCCAGTCAAAATGATGGTCGATACCGGTGCGACCTCAATCGCGATGAGCGGCACCGACGCGAAGCGCTTGGGAATCGATTACCAACGGTTCGGCAGCGGCGGTTACGCCAATACTGCCGGCGGGGTCGTTAAAACGTATCGCTTAACACTGGAGTCGGTACAGGTGGGTCCGATTACCCTCTACAACGTCGATGCCGGCGTCGTCGAGGGCAATTTTCCGCGGGAGATACTGCTCGGGATGTCGTTTCTGAGCCGCCTTAGCATGAAGCGCGACGGCAACCAGATGGAACTGACGCAACGCTGA